In Osmerus mordax isolate fOsmMor3 chromosome 24, fOsmMor3.pri, whole genome shotgun sequence, the following are encoded in one genomic region:
- the LOC136932852 gene encoding olfactory receptor 1D2-like, translating to MTLEDNVSLVTVFTLSGLEETMDYRATLFSLTLLCYCVIILVNVALVVTIILDDNLHKPMYIFLCNLCINGLIGTTGFYPKFLLDLLSPHHVISYAGCLVQALVIYSSANYDFSILAVMAYDRYVAICKPLEYHSVMTYKRVAQLVSFSWVSPLCCFTMLSLLASRQRLCGSHIEKLYCENWSVVKLSCSSITVNNIAGYAVIIFFFGHVTFIVCSYVCLVRTCLGSIENRGKFRQTCVPHLLSLLNITIALLFDVMYTRYGSRDLPQSLKNFMAIEFLIVPPILNPVIYGLKLVQIRTRILRLCTKNDRMKG from the coding sequence ATGACCTTGGAGGATAATGTGTCCCTTGTTACAGTGTTTACTCTTTCAGGGTTAGAAGAGACCATGGACTACAGAGCcacactcttctctctcactctactgtgttactgtgtgattATTCTGGTCAATGTTGCTCTGGTGGTCACCATCATCTTGGATGACAACTTGCATAAACCCATGTATATCTTTCTTTGCAATTTGTGCATCAATGGACTTATTGGTACAACAGGTTTCTATCCCAAGTTCCTGCTGGACCTGCTGTCTCCTCATCATGTCATCTCCTATGCAGGGTGCCTGGTTCAGGCTTTAGTAATATATTCTTCTGCCAACTATGATTTTTCTATTTTGGCAGTGATGGCATACGACAGGTATGTAGCAATATGTAAACCATTGGAATATCACTCTGTTATGACTTATAAGAGGGTTGCTCAGTTGGTGTCTTTTTCCTGGGTGTCCCCCTTATGTTGTTTCACTATGCTATCATTACTGGCATCCAGACAGAGATTATGTGGGTCCCACATAGAAAAACTCTACTGTGAGAACTGGTCTGTTGTTAAACTTTCTTGCTCTTCAATCACAGTAAACAATATAGCTGGATATGCTGTCATAATATTCTTTTTTGGACATGTAACTttcattgtatgttcatatgtGTGCCTGGTCAGAACATGTTTGGGATCCATAGAGAACAGGGGGAAGTTTAGGCAGACCTGTGTACCACATTTACTGTCATTATTAAACATCACAATCGCTTTGCTTTTTGACGTAATGTATACACGATATGGTTCAAGAGATTTGCCACAAAGCCTTAAGAATTTCATGGCCATAGAGTTTTTAATAGTGCCTCCAATTCTAAACCCTGTTATTTATGGTCTTAAACTGGTTCAAATTAGAACCAGGATATTACGTTTGTGCACTAAAAATGACAGGATGAAAGGTTAA